The Georgenia faecalis genome includes a window with the following:
- a CDS encoding HNH endonuclease: MFESVIAEVSRAACGCGWADEPCVAERLAVAEAGAYELALLNSADDAPGEGPEWPEPEQVPGLAEEMLARPLPIDGAPRLDGRPFPGTPPGDGPDLADVLASIPPGLELARILEGIGRPGWARDGFDEYELVEVVAAYRRQEAWCAARAAAAAADLSDQPAMNAWSADSRAGRSDCVRLTASELAPRLGVSWFAAKRLVRSGRALRGALAQTGEVLEAGGIDARKADMIVAALDGQPGEVAWAVEQEVLPRAGLRTHAQLARDLAAALIAVDPEEANARHRKARADRRVCHPRPLPDGMASIYAVLPAEDAIAVDLAVETSARAAKADGDPRTLDQLRADALALMGHGALELGYIGPPEAGTAASTSVAAGVSEDPDDGAYPAGAGTGRAGSPVPAGARPSGMTRLPRMRLGKIGGRRTQVRVTVPLSVALPPPPSATAPPPSASPTAPSPSSTAPPPSATPTPLLPASPPSPPAPPPSADRGWPAAGGNPDPGTELPSIGARWEVPDLEGYGPVSPEVARALMLGGTWQRLVTDPATGAVLDVGRRRYHPPAELAEYVRERDRTCVRPGCSTDARSCELDHTQPWSREGTTAADNLAALCHRDHAMKSLGAFRVRHLGGGAYEWTTPSGHAYRRASDGAVSLLPRRPGPRAWGRPEDHDDDGGSARREGEPECRAGSVLATGAARVDVAADDPPPF, encoded by the coding sequence ATGTTCGAATCAGTGATCGCCGAGGTCTCCCGAGCCGCCTGCGGGTGCGGCTGGGCGGACGAGCCGTGCGTCGCTGAGCGCCTCGCTGTGGCGGAGGCCGGTGCCTACGAGCTGGCGCTGCTCAATTCCGCCGACGACGCGCCCGGTGAAGGGCCCGAGTGGCCCGAGCCGGAGCAGGTGCCGGGCCTTGCCGAGGAGATGCTGGCCCGGCCGCTGCCCATCGATGGTGCGCCGCGGCTCGACGGTCGGCCCTTCCCCGGCACCCCGCCTGGTGACGGCCCGGACCTCGCCGACGTCCTCGCGTCGATCCCACCCGGGCTCGAGCTGGCTCGGATCCTCGAGGGCATCGGCCGGCCGGGATGGGCGCGTGACGGGTTCGACGAGTACGAGCTCGTCGAGGTGGTGGCGGCCTACCGGCGGCAGGAGGCGTGGTGTGCGGCGCGGGCGGCAGCGGCTGCCGCGGACCTCTCCGACCAGCCGGCCATGAACGCGTGGTCGGCGGACTCCCGTGCGGGGCGCTCGGACTGTGTTCGCCTGACCGCGAGCGAGCTCGCGCCCCGCCTGGGCGTCTCCTGGTTCGCGGCGAAGCGGCTCGTGCGCAGCGGGAGGGCGCTGCGGGGCGCGTTGGCGCAGACGGGTGAGGTGCTCGAGGCCGGTGGGATCGACGCGCGCAAGGCCGACATGATTGTCGCGGCGCTCGATGGCCAACCGGGCGAGGTGGCCTGGGCGGTGGAGCAGGAGGTGCTGCCGAGGGCGGGTCTGAGGACCCACGCTCAGCTGGCGCGGGATCTCGCGGCGGCCTTGATCGCGGTGGACCCCGAGGAGGCGAACGCTCGCCATCGCAAGGCACGCGCGGACCGGCGGGTGTGCCACCCGCGCCCCCTTCCCGACGGGATGGCCTCGATCTACGCGGTGCTCCCGGCCGAGGACGCCATCGCCGTGGACCTGGCTGTGGAGACGTCGGCCCGGGCGGCCAAGGCCGACGGTGACCCGCGCACGCTCGACCAGCTGCGCGCGGACGCCCTGGCGCTCATGGGTCACGGTGCGCTCGAGCTGGGCTACATCGGGCCGCCCGAGGCAGGAACGGCGGCGTCGACGTCCGTCGCAGCGGGGGTGTCCGAGGACCCCGACGACGGCGCGTACCCGGCCGGCGCCGGCACCGGCCGCGCGGGATCCCCGGTGCCCGCCGGAGCGCGACCCTCGGGCATGACCCGTCTGCCGCGCATGCGGCTGGGGAAGATCGGCGGTCGCCGCACCCAGGTGCGCGTCACTGTGCCACTGTCGGTCGCACTCCCGCCGCCACCGTCGGCGACCGCGCCGCCACCGTCTGCTTCGCCGACCGCGCCATCACCGTCATCCACCGCGCCGCCACCGTCGGCGACGCCCACACCGTTGTTGCCGGCATCTCCACCGTCACCGCCGGCTCCTCCGCCCAGCGCCGATCGAGGCTGGCCCGCGGCGGGCGGGAACCCGGACCCAGGCACAGAACTGCCATCGATCGGGGCGAGGTGGGAGGTGCCGGATCTCGAGGGCTATGGGCCGGTGAGCCCCGAGGTGGCCCGGGCGCTCATGCTGGGCGGAACCTGGCAGCGCCTCGTCACGGATCCGGCCACCGGGGCAGTCCTCGACGTGGGCCGTCGGCGGTACCACCCCCCGGCCGAGCTGGCCGAGTACGTCCGCGAGCGTGACCGCACGTGCGTCCGGCCGGGATGCTCCACCGACGCGCGGTCCTGCGAGCTCGACCACACCCAGCCGTGGTCGCGGGAGGGCACGACGGCGGCCGACAACCTTGCTGCCCTGTGCCACCGCGACCATGCGATGAAGTCGCTCGGAGCGTTCCGGGTGCGGCACCTCGGCGGCGGGGCGTACGAGTGGACCACGCCGAGCGGGCACGCCTACCGTCGCGCGTCCGACGGTGCCGTCTCCCTCCTGCCGCGTCGCCCAGGGCCGCGCGCCTGGGGCCGGCCCGAGGACCACGACGACGACGGCGGCTCGGCGCGGCGCGAGGGCGAACCCGAGTGCCGGGCAGGCTCAGTTCTCGCCACAGGCGCCGCTCGCGTGGACGTGGCCGCCGATGACCCGCCGCCCTTCTAG
- a CDS encoding molybdenum cofactor biosynthesis protein MoaE, whose protein sequence is MQDHPPAGTPAPRAVVVTVSDRVSGGTREDRSGPRAVERLRAAGFDVDGPHVVPDGAEPVRAALEVALASGPRLVLTTGGTGIGPRDQTPEGTRPLLAIELPGIAEALRREGARTTPTAVLSRGLAGIAGGPPRALVVNLPGSAAAVEEGLDVLLPLVGHVLDQLDGGDHLPPAAGREPALRDRVAAVARLVEREPARHVVVADVRDTRIDAASLAAAVDDPAAGAVVTFSGVVRDHDAGRAVTGIEYVAHPGAADVVAEVAADVAARFPVEALAVVHRVGPLTIGDVALAAAVASAHRGEAFAALGELVEEVKRRLPVWKKQRFADGSHEWVGSA, encoded by the coding sequence ATGCAGGACCACCCGCCCGCAGGGACGCCCGCGCCCCGGGCCGTCGTCGTCACGGTGTCCGACCGCGTGTCCGGCGGCACGCGCGAGGACCGTTCCGGTCCCCGGGCCGTCGAGCGGCTCCGAGCGGCCGGGTTCGACGTCGACGGCCCGCACGTGGTGCCCGACGGCGCAGAGCCCGTCCGCGCCGCGCTCGAGGTCGCGCTCGCGTCCGGCCCCCGGCTCGTCCTCACGACCGGTGGCACCGGCATCGGCCCCCGCGACCAGACCCCTGAGGGCACCCGGCCCCTCCTCGCGATCGAGCTGCCGGGCATCGCCGAGGCGCTCCGGCGCGAGGGGGCGCGCACCACGCCGACGGCGGTCCTGTCCCGTGGGCTCGCCGGCATCGCGGGAGGGCCGCCCCGCGCGCTCGTCGTCAACCTGCCGGGCTCCGCGGCGGCCGTGGAGGAGGGGCTCGACGTGCTGCTCCCGTTGGTCGGGCACGTCCTCGACCAGCTCGACGGCGGGGACCATTTGCCCCCAGCCGCCGGGCGCGAGCCGGCTCTCCGCGACCGGGTGGCCGCCGTCGCCCGCCTCGTCGAGCGAGAACCCGCGCGGCACGTGGTCGTCGCCGACGTCCGGGACACCCGGATCGACGCCGCCTCGCTGGCCGCCGCCGTCGACGACCCCGCCGCGGGCGCCGTCGTGACGTTCTCCGGCGTGGTCCGTGACCACGACGCAGGCCGCGCGGTCACGGGCATCGAGTACGTCGCGCACCCCGGCGCCGCCGACGTCGTCGCCGAGGTCGCGGCGGACGTCGCCGCCCGGTTCCCGGTGGAGGCGCTCGCCGTCGTCCACCGCGTCGGCCCGCTGACCATCGGTGACGTCGCCCTCGCCGCCGCGGTCGCCTCCGCCCACCGCGGCGAGGCCTTCGCCGCGCTGGGCGAGCTCGTCGAGGAGGTCAAGCGCCGCCTGCCGGTGTGGAAGAAGCAGCGCTTCGCCGACGGCAGCCACGAGTGGGTCGGCTCGGCGTAG
- a CDS encoding CbiQ family ECF transporter T component, with protein MTTSTTRVARGPAPAAPRPVHPLAWWAWAMGLALATTRTSNPLVVLLLLAAVVLVVMARRDDSPWARAFPAYLVLGACVIAFRVVFHVLVGLKAGGPVVLDLPRIDLPWAAGITLLGRVHLGGLLAAVYGGLALAALLACFGAANALANPKRALRVLPASLHHIGTAVVIAVTVTPQLVSSVARVRRAQRLRGDVARGPRAVLACVQPVLTDALDRSLALAGSMDSRGYARTLPGTSDARVAAALLVALVAAVLGTYGLLDGTSPGWLGAPLLVVAGVVAVLAARAAGRRVHRTRYRPDPWRAHESVVAGCGVLAGLGIAVAAALDPAAFAPNALTWPPVPPAALACVLLAAVPAALRPEGR; from the coding sequence GTGACCACGTCCACCACGCGGGTGGCCCGCGGCCCGGCGCCGGCGGCGCCGCGGCCCGTCCACCCGCTCGCGTGGTGGGCGTGGGCGATGGGCCTCGCGCTGGCGACCACGCGGACGTCGAACCCGCTCGTCGTCCTGCTCCTGCTCGCCGCGGTCGTGCTCGTCGTCATGGCCCGCCGCGACGACTCGCCCTGGGCGCGCGCCTTCCCGGCCTACCTCGTGCTCGGGGCGTGCGTCATCGCCTTCCGCGTCGTCTTCCACGTGCTCGTCGGGCTCAAGGCCGGCGGACCCGTCGTCCTCGACCTGCCCCGCATCGACCTGCCCTGGGCCGCCGGGATCACGCTCCTCGGGCGCGTCCACCTCGGGGGGCTCCTCGCCGCGGTCTACGGCGGGCTCGCCCTCGCCGCGCTCCTCGCGTGCTTCGGCGCGGCGAACGCGCTCGCCAACCCCAAGCGCGCCCTGCGGGTGCTGCCCGCCTCCCTCCACCACATCGGCACCGCCGTCGTCATCGCCGTGACGGTGACGCCCCAGCTCGTCAGCTCCGTCGCCCGCGTGCGCCGGGCGCAGCGGCTGCGCGGGGACGTCGCCCGCGGCCCCCGCGCCGTCCTCGCCTGCGTCCAGCCCGTCCTCACCGACGCGCTCGACCGGTCCCTCGCGCTCGCCGGGTCCATGGACTCCCGCGGCTACGCCCGCACCCTGCCCGGCACGAGCGACGCCCGGGTTGCCGCCGCGCTGCTCGTCGCCCTCGTCGCCGCCGTCCTCGGCACCTACGGCCTGCTCGACGGGACGAGCCCCGGGTGGCTGGGCGCGCCGCTGCTCGTCGTCGCTGGCGTCGTCGCCGTGCTCGCCGCCCGCGCGGCGGGCAGGCGCGTGCACCGCACCCGCTACCGCCCGGACCCGTGGCGCGCCCACGAGAGCGTCGTCGCCGGGTGCGGGGTCCTCGCCGGGCTCGGTATCGCCGTCGCCGCGGCGCTCGACCCGGCCGCCTTCGCGCCGAACGCCCTCACCTGGCCACCGGTGCCGCCCGCCGCCCTCGCGTGCGTCCTGCTCGCCGCCGTCCCCGCTGCACTGCGCCCGGAGGGCCGATGA
- a CDS encoding lipase maturation factor family protein, which yields MDWFGATGYDVARFVLQRGIAAVYLVAFVAVLRQFRPLLGERGLLPVPRFLARVGPRAGPTVFRWRYSDRLVVVVGWVGVVLAASVVVGLPQSGPPWVPMLVFLALYGLYLSVVNVGQVFYGFGWESLLLEAGFLAAFLGSDEVAPPITVLVLFWWLVFRLEFGAGLIKIRGDVVWRDLTALYYHHETQPMPNPASWFFHHLPRPLHKVEVLANHVTQLLVPFLLFLPQPVASVAGLVVVVTQGWLVLSGNFAWLNVLTMVLACAALADDVVARALPGAGQADAHGPTPVWFVVVVLVVTAVLVVLSYWPARNLLSPHQKMNASFNRWHLAGAYGAFGSITRRRHEIVVEGTRSSSPDGGWVEYEFRGKPGRTTRTPPQVAPYHLRLDWGMWFLALGSSAQYGWFSALLERLLEGDRATLALLRGDPFDGERPVWVRARVFRYRYSTWDERRRTGQWWVRWEEGELVAPVSLASLRG from the coding sequence GTGGACTGGTTCGGGGCCACCGGCTACGACGTCGCGCGGTTCGTCCTGCAGCGGGGGATCGCCGCCGTCTACCTCGTCGCGTTCGTCGCGGTCCTGCGCCAGTTCCGCCCGCTGCTCGGCGAGCGCGGTCTCCTTCCGGTGCCGCGGTTCCTTGCCCGCGTGGGCCCGCGCGCCGGACCGACCGTGTTCCGCTGGCGCTACTCGGACCGGCTCGTGGTCGTCGTCGGGTGGGTCGGCGTCGTGCTGGCGGCGAGCGTCGTCGTCGGCCTCCCGCAGTCGGGGCCGCCCTGGGTGCCGATGCTTGTCTTCCTCGCGCTCTACGGGCTCTACCTCTCGGTGGTCAACGTCGGGCAGGTGTTCTACGGGTTCGGGTGGGAGTCGCTGCTGCTCGAGGCGGGGTTCCTCGCGGCGTTCCTCGGCTCGGACGAGGTGGCGCCGCCGATCACCGTGCTCGTCCTGTTCTGGTGGCTGGTCTTCCGCCTCGAGTTCGGGGCCGGGCTCATCAAGATCCGCGGCGACGTCGTCTGGCGGGACCTCACGGCGCTCTACTACCACCACGAGACCCAACCGATGCCGAACCCCGCGAGCTGGTTCTTCCACCACCTGCCGCGGCCGCTGCACAAGGTCGAGGTGCTCGCCAACCACGTCACGCAGCTGCTTGTGCCGTTCCTGCTGTTCCTGCCGCAGCCGGTGGCGAGCGTCGCCGGGCTCGTCGTCGTGGTGACGCAGGGATGGCTCGTGCTGTCGGGGAACTTCGCCTGGCTCAACGTCCTCACCATGGTGCTCGCCTGCGCGGCGCTCGCGGACGACGTCGTCGCCCGGGCGCTGCCCGGCGCGGGGCAGGCAGACGCGCACGGGCCGACGCCGGTGTGGTTCGTCGTCGTCGTCCTCGTGGTGACGGCCGTGCTCGTGGTGCTCAGCTACTGGCCCGCACGCAACCTGCTCTCGCCGCACCAGAAGATGAACGCGTCGTTCAACCGGTGGCACCTCGCGGGTGCGTACGGGGCGTTCGGCTCGATCACCCGCCGGCGGCACGAGATCGTCGTGGAGGGGACGCGGTCGTCGAGCCCCGACGGCGGATGGGTGGAGTACGAGTTCCGCGGCAAGCCCGGGCGGACGACCCGGACGCCCCCGCAGGTCGCGCCCTACCACCTGCGTCTCGACTGGGGAATGTGGTTCCTCGCGCTGGGGTCGAGTGCCCAGTACGGGTGGTTCAGCGCGCTGCTCGAGCGGCTGCTCGAGGGCGACCGGGCCACGCTGGCGCTCCTGCGGGGCGACCCGTTCGACGGCGAGCGCCCCGTGTGGGTGCGGGCGCGGGTGTTCCGCTACCGGTACTCCACCTGGGACGAGCGCCGGCGGACGGGGCAGTGGTGGGTGCGCTGGGAGGAGGGCGAGCTCGTCGCGCCGGTGAGCCTGGCGTCGTTGCGGGGGTGA
- a CDS encoding amino acid ABC transporter permease encodes METLFTDYLPNFVSGLRTTLLLTTFAFVGSLVLGVVLATFRISPIAPLRAAGTAYVEVFRNVPLFSLLILVVYGLPEIQVDIDYIPAVIIAMTAVGAAFACEVLRTGINAVGADQVEAARAVGLSFVGIVRYVVMPQAIRDMVQPGVSLFIGILLSSSLAGIVGVMDLTAEVSYINNREALGLTTFLVAAAMYATIALGAGAIGARVETRVRVRR; translated from the coding sequence GTGGAGACCCTCTTCACCGACTACCTGCCCAACTTCGTCTCCGGCCTGCGCACGACGCTCCTGCTCACGACGTTCGCCTTCGTCGGTTCCCTCGTGCTCGGCGTCGTCCTCGCGACGTTCCGGATCAGCCCCATCGCGCCGCTGCGCGCGGCGGGGACGGCGTACGTCGAGGTCTTCCGCAACGTGCCCCTGTTCAGCCTGCTCATCCTCGTCGTCTACGGGCTCCCCGAGATCCAGGTGGACATCGACTACATCCCCGCCGTCATCATCGCGATGACGGCGGTGGGCGCCGCGTTCGCCTGCGAGGTGCTGCGCACCGGCATCAACGCCGTCGGCGCGGACCAGGTGGAGGCGGCGCGCGCCGTCGGGCTCTCGTTCGTCGGCATCGTCCGGTACGTCGTCATGCCGCAGGCGATCCGCGACATGGTCCAGCCTGGCGTCTCCCTGTTCATCGGCATCCTCCTCAGCTCCTCGCTCGCCGGCATCGTCGGGGTCATGGACCTCACCGCCGAGGTCTCCTACATCAACAACCGCGAGGCGCTGGGCCTGACGACGTTCCTCGTCGCGGCGGCCATGTACGCCACCATCGCGCTCGGCGCCGGGGCGATCGGTGCCCGGGTCGAGACCCGCGTGCGGGTGCGGCGATGA
- a CDS encoding NAD-dependent epimerase/dehydratase family protein — protein sequence MEHVVVIGGTGLLGYHTTLELLARGYRVTSVSLPPLPAEDLFPAEVEHVFADIAAMAEADLLALLVGKHAVIYGAGADERTTPDAPAARYFYEANVLPTQRVARIARAAGVRKFVLFGSYTAEFGEQWPDLGYRTRNGYPRTRLAQEELACLEGEGAMDVTTLRLPYIFGTMPGRIPLWQMFIDLVRSRPDVVTVLGGSTSSVTTRQVAQAAVGAMERGEHGGRYAINGYDLSYLELHQMICREIGRDPADVRVIPFAAVEDAYAGIDAATAAAGKEHGIHLVDSGRFQDRPAVTPPAVTQEVLGYEDDDVPAAILESLRYCLAHEPVGAR from the coding sequence GTGGAACACGTCGTCGTCATCGGGGGCACCGGCCTCCTCGGGTACCACACCACCCTCGAGCTGCTCGCGCGCGGGTACCGGGTGACCTCGGTGTCGCTCCCGCCGCTGCCCGCGGAGGACCTGTTCCCGGCGGAGGTCGAGCACGTCTTCGCCGACATCGCGGCCATGGCCGAGGCTGACCTGCTCGCGCTCCTCGTGGGCAAGCACGCGGTGATCTACGGCGCCGGCGCCGACGAGCGCACCACGCCCGATGCCCCGGCCGCGCGGTACTTCTACGAGGCGAACGTCCTACCGACGCAGCGCGTGGCCCGGATCGCCCGGGCTGCCGGCGTGCGCAAGTTCGTCCTCTTCGGCTCGTACACGGCGGAGTTCGGTGAGCAGTGGCCGGACCTCGGCTACCGCACGCGCAACGGCTACCCGCGCACGCGGCTCGCCCAGGAGGAGCTCGCCTGCCTCGAGGGCGAGGGTGCCATGGACGTCACGACGCTGCGCCTGCCCTACATCTTCGGCACCATGCCGGGCCGCATCCCCCTGTGGCAGATGTTCATCGACCTCGTGCGCAGCCGGCCCGACGTCGTCACCGTCCTCGGCGGATCGACGTCGTCCGTCACCACCCGCCAGGTCGCGCAGGCCGCGGTCGGCGCGATGGAGCGGGGCGAGCACGGCGGCCGCTACGCCATCAACGGCTACGACCTCAGCTACCTCGAGCTCCACCAGATGATCTGCCGCGAGATCGGCCGCGACCCCGCCGACGTGCGCGTCATCCCGTTCGCGGCCGTCGAGGACGCCTACGCCGGGATCGACGCCGCCACCGCGGCCGCGGGCAAGGAGCACGGCATTCACCTGGTCGACTCCGGCCGGTTCCAGGACCGGCCCGCGGTGACGCCACCGGCGGTGACCCAGGAGGTCCTCGGGTACGAGGACGACGACGTCCCCGCGGCCATCCTCGAGTCCTTGCGGTACTGCCTGGCGCACGAGCCGGTCGGCGCTCGGTAG
- a CDS encoding transporter substrate-binding domain-containing protein — translation MTTRLASRSSLVAVALAATLALAACSPEEEPAEDGTSASGTAAATDTGLDVEAYQEIVDNGAVADDAVVEANEWASAVREAGVLSVGGTETSTLFSLVDPTDGTARGFDAGLSQLLSRYILGEVGTELSQVTVDTREDLLENNSVDTILATYSITPERAARVAFAGPYYSSQSAILVAADNENIASVEDLAGTTVATQAASTGVTVIEEFAPEAEVLALPDHEQALAAVRQGRADAYVIDQTLLLNAVVGSEDVKIVGEPFGPADNYGIGLPPDSDAVEFVNTWLQQVIDDGTWEELWQVTIGNRTGVDEAPAPPTVGETIS, via the coding sequence ATGACGACCCGACTCGCTTCCCGTTCGTCCCTCGTCGCGGTGGCACTCGCGGCGACCCTCGCCCTGGCCGCCTGCAGCCCCGAGGAGGAGCCCGCGGAGGACGGCACGAGCGCCTCCGGAACCGCGGCGGCCACCGACACCGGCCTCGACGTCGAGGCCTACCAGGAGATCGTCGACAACGGCGCCGTCGCGGACGACGCGGTCGTCGAGGCGAACGAGTGGGCCAGTGCGGTCCGCGAGGCCGGCGTCCTCTCCGTCGGCGGCACCGAGACGTCCACCCTGTTCTCCCTCGTCGACCCGACGGACGGCACCGCCCGCGGCTTCGACGCCGGCCTCTCGCAGCTGCTCTCGCGCTACATCCTGGGCGAGGTCGGCACCGAGCTGAGCCAGGTCACCGTCGACACCCGCGAGGACCTCCTCGAGAACAACTCCGTCGACACGATCCTCGCGACCTACTCGATCACCCCGGAGCGGGCCGCCCGCGTCGCCTTCGCCGGGCCGTACTACAGCTCCCAGTCCGCGATCCTCGTGGCCGCCGACAACGAGAACATCGCCAGCGTCGAGGACCTCGCCGGCACGACGGTCGCCACCCAGGCGGCCTCCACCGGCGTCACCGTCATCGAGGAGTTCGCGCCGGAGGCCGAGGTCCTCGCGCTCCCCGATCACGAGCAGGCGCTCGCCGCCGTCCGGCAGGGCCGCGCCGACGCCTACGTCATCGACCAGACGCTCCTCCTCAACGCCGTCGTCGGCAGCGAGGACGTCAAGATCGTCGGCGAGCCGTTCGGTCCCGCGGACAACTACGGCATCGGACTCCCGCCGGACTCCGACGCCGTGGAGTTCGTCAACACCTGGCTCCAGCAGGTCATCGACGACGGCACCTGGGAAGAGCTCTGGCAGGTGACCATCGGCAACCGGACCGGCGTCGACGAGGCGCCCGCGCCCCCGACGGTCGGCGAGACCATCTCCTGA
- a CDS encoding cob(I)yrinic acid a,c-diamide adenosyltransferase, translated as MTRIYTRTGDDGTTGLFFGGRIDKADVLMDACGDVDEAVAVLGVARARCEDGAQDGGRDAAGAVALAALLLGFQRELFVVAADLATHPERRRRLEPGVSLVSAEMVDGLERLIDAEVARRPLRPVFIVPGATALSAALDHARTVVRRAERHALRARAAGHVVTEGAARYLNRLSDLLFVLARSAAGDAEEPASHD; from the coding sequence ATGACCCGGATCTACACGCGCACCGGCGACGACGGCACGACCGGCCTCTTCTTCGGCGGGCGCATCGACAAGGCCGACGTGCTCATGGACGCCTGCGGGGACGTCGACGAGGCGGTCGCGGTCCTCGGGGTGGCCCGGGCTCGGTGCGAGGACGGTGCCCAGGACGGCGGCCGGGACGCTGCTGGGGCCGTCGCCCTCGCGGCGCTCCTCCTCGGCTTCCAGCGGGAGCTCTTCGTCGTCGCCGCGGACCTGGCCACGCACCCCGAGCGCCGGCGCCGGCTGGAGCCGGGTGTCTCGCTCGTGTCGGCGGAGATGGTCGACGGCCTCGAGCGGCTCATCGACGCCGAGGTCGCCCGCCGGCCGTTGCGCCCGGTGTTCATCGTGCCGGGCGCCACCGCGCTCAGCGCGGCCCTGGACCACGCGCGCACCGTGGTGCGGCGGGCGGAGCGGCACGCCCTCCGGGCGCGGGCGGCGGGCCACGTCGTCACCGAGGGAGCCGCCCGCTACCTCAACCGGCTCTCCGACCTGCTCTTCGTCCTCGCCCGCTCGGCGGCCGGGGACGCCGAGGAGCCGGCGAGCCACGACTGA
- a CDS encoding AI-2E family transporter, translating into MSSPTPAVLWGRRAWATIGVVILVIGLVFVSSQVSIILTPFVLALFPAALLDPVAGRLRASRLPNALGALLLLLALLGVLALAAWFITSAVIDQVPEIVDSVTAGIERFEEDFDWSIVPGDIGSLSDLAAQAGSAIAGSGALTEGLGAATAVGEFATGTVLMLVTLFFFFKDGRRMWQAFLDFVPRRHQPRADVIARQSFWTIGAFLRAQLLVALVDAVFIGLGLWLLGVPLVIPLAVLVFIGGLFPIVGAFLSGTVAVVVAFADQGPLIALAALGVVLLVQQLEGNVLEPLIQGRIIALHPLLIILSVTAGGVLMGILGAFLAVPVAAVIARLVDNLRGRPPAVGPGSRRGKKDGKEADDGDPTSGEAAGDAARQTPGASTGQTPGEAGQARGGATATA; encoded by the coding sequence ATGTCCTCACCCACACCCGCCGTGCTCTGGGGCCGGCGCGCCTGGGCGACGATCGGCGTCGTCATCCTCGTCATCGGGCTCGTGTTCGTCTCGAGCCAGGTGAGCATCATCCTCACGCCGTTCGTCCTCGCCCTCTTCCCCGCCGCGCTGCTCGACCCCGTCGCCGGCCGGCTGCGGGCCTCGCGCCTGCCCAACGCGCTCGGCGCGCTGCTCCTCCTCCTCGCGCTCCTGGGCGTCCTGGCCCTCGCGGCCTGGTTCATCACGTCCGCCGTCATCGACCAGGTGCCCGAGATCGTCGACTCCGTCACCGCGGGCATCGAGCGGTTCGAGGAGGACTTCGACTGGTCGATCGTCCCCGGCGACATCGGCAGCCTCAGCGACCTCGCGGCCCAGGCGGGCTCCGCCATCGCCGGCAGCGGGGCGCTCACCGAGGGCCTCGGGGCCGCCACGGCGGTCGGCGAGTTCGCCACCGGCACCGTCCTCATGCTCGTCACGCTGTTCTTCTTCTTCAAGGACGGCCGCCGCATGTGGCAGGCGTTCCTCGACTTCGTCCCCCGTCGTCACCAGCCGCGCGCCGACGTCATCGCCCGCCAGTCGTTCTGGACCATCGGCGCGTTCCTGCGTGCCCAGCTCCTGGTCGCCCTGGTCGACGCCGTCTTCATCGGCCTCGGCCTGTGGCTCCTCGGCGTCCCGCTCGTCATCCCGCTCGCCGTCCTCGTCTTCATCGGCGGACTGTTCCCCATCGTCGGCGCGTTCCTCTCGGGGACGGTCGCCGTCGTCGTCGCGTTCGCCGACCAGGGTCCCCTCATCGCGCTGGCCGCGCTCGGCGTCGTGCTCCTCGTCCAGCAGCTCGAGGGCAACGTCCTCGAGCCCCTCATCCAGGGCCGGATCATCGCCCTGCACCCGCTGCTCATCATCCTGTCGGTGACCGCGGGCGGCGTGCTCATGGGAATCCTCGGGGCGTTCCTCGCCGTGCCGGTCGCGGCGGTCATCGCCCGGCTCGTCGACAACCTCCGGGGCCGCCCGCCGGCCGTGGGGCCGGGGTCCCGGCGGGGGAAGAAGGACGGCAAGGAGGCCGACGACGGCGACCCGACGTCGGGCGAGGCGGCCGGCGACGCGGCCCGTCAGACGCCCGGCGCCTCGACCGGTCAGACGCCCGGCGAGGCGGGTCAGGCACGGGGCGGGGCGACCGCCACCGCCTGA